The genome window GGAATCGAATACTCGGGTCGGGAGCCTTTGTTCCCATCTCCCAAGAGGCTTAGTCAAACTTCTGGTGCTACCTATGTTATTATTGCAAAGCGAAGCACTGACGTTGGCAATACCCATTATTAACTCACCGActcattttttttaagattGGCCGCCGGCCGCCCCAACTAGAACTTTCCACGCTTGCCGTTATACATTATTTATTGCCTATATAAACCTACCTGCATTGCCCATCCAATAACCATTCAATTCTCTACACATTCTGCTTCACTAGTTTATAAGCTCAGACTTCTCATCAGATCAGAAGTTCACTCTTATCGCCCGCACTTAGTTCAAACGAAAATGGCAGAAACTTCATATGAAACCCAACACCCAGTGAAGGCCTTTGGATGGGCAGCCAGGGAGACCTCTGGAGTTCTTTCTCCGTTTAAGTTTTCCAGAAGGTACGAAAGTGATAGATCTATGTGGGTTTGCATAGTAAGCTTAGATTCTAATTGAAATTGACACGACACTAAAGGAAATTAAACCATCCATTTTGGTTGCAGGGAAACGGGCGAAAAGGATGTGCAATTCAAGGTTTTGTACTGTGGGGTATGCCACTCTGATCTTCACCAACTCAAGAATGAATGGGGTAACACTACCTATCCCATTGTACCCGGGTAAGATATTCAAGATCCCtttccattttttatttgacaaaatttaGTTATTGCCGATTACTTTGACCTGATTCGAAACCATGACCTTTGGTATGATTCTAATACTAAATTGAAgtccatttcaactaaaaatctaagcaGATAGTTGGATTggtgtttatatattatatgctgaaCACGTATGAAAATCTGTTGTCGCTTAATTGATACAGGCACGAAATTGCGGGTGTGGTGACTGAGGTTGGGAGCAAGGTGGAGAAATTTAAGGTTGGGGACAAAGTAGGTGTGGGGTGTCTGGTGGGATCCTGTCGCAATTGTGACAATTGTGCCGATGATCTTGAAAACTACTGCCCTGGGAATATACAAACCTACAATGCTAATGGTGTCATCACATATGGCGGTTACTCCGACATCATGGTCGCCGACGAGCACTATGTGCTGAGATGGCCGGAGAATTTACCCATGGAGGCTGCTCCTCTGCTGTGCGCTGGAATCACAACTTATAGCCCCTTGAAATACTTTGGACTTGACAAGCCCGGAATGAACATTGGAGTTGTGGGTCTAGGTGGGCTTGGCCATATGGCTGTGAAGTTCGCCAAGGCTTTTGGAGCTAAGGTGACAGTGATTAGCACCTCTGCTAGTAAAAAGCAAGAGGCAATTGAACGTCTCGGTGCTGACTCGTTCTTGATCAGCCGTGACCCAGAACAAATGCAGGTAATTAACAATCCTTTTTGGTaacatttgattatataaattattactcAGTGTTGATAAATTTTGGTGGTATTTTGAATAGGCTGCAATGAACACATTGGACGGTATAATAGACACAGTTTCTGCAGTTCACCCTGTTTTGCCATTACTGTGTTTATTGAAAACTAATGGAAAGCTGGTAATGGTTGGTGCCCCAGAAAAGCCACTTGACTTGCCTGTGTTTCCTTTGCTCATGGGTAAGCTCATTCTTCTATATCTGGCAtaagagttatatatataaaacacagACACTTATATTTGTTGTAATGGATAACAGGTAGGAAGTTAGTGGCGGGAAGTTGCATTGGTGGAATTAAGGAGACTCAAGAAATGCTCGACTTCTCGGCAAAGCACAACATAACACCAGATGTTGAGATTGTTCCGATGGATTACATCAACACTGCCCTGGAACGTCTCGTCAAGGCTGATGTCAAGTATAGATTTGTGTTGGATATCGGCAACACATTAAAATCTGCATAGGATATGAGCAGTTTTTGCTTCTTTTCTTTCATTCACAATCTGATCGAGGTCATTCCAAAAAGCTAAGATTATTATGAGAGAGCTGAGAGTGTTAAAAGTCTAGCTTTATGTAAGTTGCAGTCTTGCAGTGTGTGTAGTGTTTAATAAACACCGTTGGGTGatgttgtgaattgtgatcatATCGTGTCATATGgactttttttttacaaaggaACTATAAATAAGCCATCGTACTTTAGGAGTTTAGGGCCATCGAATttccaaataagccattgaatttGTTACAATCACGCATGCTCTTTAATAGGAGATGTGACATAGTATATGAGCTGATAATGataacatattaaaaaatagtgactaaaaataatttttatttaaaaaataagtttacTTACTGATGATTTTTTGAATAGACCATGGTGACCActtacttacatatttatttttaatatactgatgATTTTTTGAATAGCACAAAAGTCAGTATTGTCTCCccgaagggtttgatgccactggactacaaggtccttagcttgaaagttcatttttattatactatctaaaaatgaacttataattcattaaaatgaactttcaatatCTAAAACATAagggataaagtacaaataagtgattgtactatttgggaacaagcaattaaaCCATTGAACTCGAATAACTTCAAATAGATCACTGAATTCAGATAAAGAAAGCAAATATGCCACTGAAACCGAAAAAAAAGAACCACCTCGGTCGTCGCCAGAAGTTGTTACCTATGGGCAGAAATGCAAatgacctgttaaaaatgttaattgctattttttcagttttagtggcttaattgctttgcTTTTTCGAGTTCAGTGACTTATTTCGggttattcgagttcgatggctttAATTGTTTGGtcccaaatagtacgatggcttatttgtagtttatccgaaaacataataagtctcaatcaaagttatatccctcatttatgtccatgtttttaatgctaaacatttttgtacattgtgtttttagagttgcactatacaattttttggacaaaaatacccttaccgttataacttctgttatgttttctattaaatttatcatgcacatgcatcAACCACccatattttcttatatttttaatgattataatatttgtagacattatatattggattaatataataaataaaattttttaatttaaattttaattaataagaatttgttagttattttttaaaatataaatattgggcatatatttttgcgcatcgcgcatcaaaaagattatatatatatatatatatatatatatatatatatatataataaaaatgaatatttattaatggtTCACCTCATCACGATCAATGTGAATTATTGtgcatagtataatttgccatgcaGATCAAACCTTCCAAGAGTGATCCAATTTCTTAAACTCTCCTAAAATCCCATTGTACTATCCTAAAGATTTCATGAGCAACGTAACTCTTGTCGAGcaaaaattcaattttcttaAATCTCTCCTAAACTCCTATTGTACTATCCTGAAGATTTCATGAACAACGTAACTCTTGTCGAGCAAAAAtaatgacattttcataatataattcatcTCAATAATTATCCTTGTCAAATCACCAACTAAAAAAAAGACAATCTCACAATATTATATTGTCTAAATGTTACATGTTCTTGTTGGACTAAACATAAAAGACAATCACAATACAATGTACAATCATGTTTTGTGCATACATAAAGTGATGGAATAGTTGAAGTGCAGCGGTTGAACACGtgcttttttcctttcttttttacCATTACAATTGTAGTTACTTCATATAATATGCTAATTCGACCTTGACTCAAAAAGTGGTGCttgttaaaatttattttttgtaaactTGGTATGTATTTAGAAATAAAGGAATCAATTACAATATATAGtatcaacaattaatttacctACCAACAAACCAATTGATCCCTTGGGGAACTACAAGCTAAACcatttatatatctatatatctgtgtaaatgtgtatatatatacagattCCATCTCAGTAGCTTGGCCCTTCCAAACGGATGTAGTCATACATGGCTCCATTGAACCGATATCCTCCTCTTGGCTGCCTCAAATATATTGTGTTTTCTCCATTCACAACCATATTTCCTGGGAACTCAAAGCTCGATAGACTATACAACCCATGACTTCCATGTCTCGCAATTGCATTGTCCCTTCCATTTCCGCTTGTTGTGAATCCGGGCATTCTCGTACCAGGATCACTGTTAATCCAAACCTGAATTTTCGCAAAATTGGAAGAAGCTAACGCTATTTGAAGTGTATAGGTTCCTGTCGCGTTAACATTCTCGAGAGGGAACAAAATTCTCCATGTCGTTGGTTCATATGTGTCCCCAACTTTCCTATATCATATGAACCCAATGTTTTCTCTCAATACACATGATATAAATTTAGTATTCATTGACAGCATTACCGAAAATTGTAGAAATTTAAAGTAGTACCTGTTTACGTGAGCAAAGAACCAGTCTTTTCGGTAATCACTTTGTCCAACTCTGTAAGACAAATCTTCATGAGGATATACAGCTGTATAACGATCCCATAGTCCATATTGTCTATACCTGTTTTCATAAGTATAACTTTTAATTAGTttcaatttgtaattaaaacatATTTACTGTGAATGGGATCTGATCTTACTTTTCAGTATGATTTAGTAAAGCATAGTTCATTAACTTCGGGGCAGGATCAGGGACAAAGAATTCTGCAGCCTTTCGATCAGGGATACCGATTTCCCATAAAGTTGGACCATTTCTTGGAGGATCAAAGACAAGCTCACCCAGATTAATTTCATCTCCTGCATTATCAGTATTCTAATATCAGTACtgagtgagttttttttttttttgggttaaataaaaaaatttggaactttttgaaagaaattaaaCCTGGATTGATATTAACGTCAACGTTGTATTTGTAATCTCCAAGGATTCCGGGGGCCCAACCATACAAACTATAGTTTCCAGGCCTAACAGCACTAATCTTGAAGTACCCGTTGTCGTCTGTTTGTGTCCAAAATTGGTAGCCCTAACAAATTtggacaaattatactatgaatcATGATACAAATTGCAATATGCATGAACATTGATTGACAAAtgcttatttttaatataccaaAGGTTCGTTATTTATGTACTGACAGTTCATTTTTAgattaaaaagaattataaagTAAGAGTGTAAAACCTTGACATCTTCTTGCCAAGATCCAGCAAGTCCTGGTGGAGCCAGACCCACATATGCAGATTTTGCTGGCATAAGCTGTTGACTCAGATACCTAAGGATGACCATTATAAATCCAATAAATTCTCTGAgatttattttgtaacaaaGAAAATATGAGAATTAATtcaagaaaatttgaaaaatcacCTATCACGGATTAGTAGTTGGCCTGAAACTGTGCCCCTTTGAGTGGCACTGGGATAGTCTTCAGACATTGGGAAATCATAAGGCCAACTTTTAGTTTCTAAAACCATCTGAGGGGAAAGAAATAATGCCCTTAGTAATCACTAATCATCCATCTCACACTAGAAATTATGAGTTTATAAACAATTAACTTAAACATAGATTATATCCTGTTAGATTAATTACCTGTTGTTTGGCATTTTCCCAGAGACTTTTTGGGTCAGTGCCTTGATCAGAgtttagataaataaaaactGGTCCAAAAACCTTTTTCCAGGCTTCACCATTTCGCAAGCTAATACTATAATCGTTACCAGCATAATGACCACTGAAGAATACCTGAGCAGCAAATGCAGAGGTAACATCATGAGCCATGTTACAATTTACAAGTGCTTGTGTTTCAAGATATAGCAAGGAAAAGTTACATACCGATAAGGCAGTTGGACCGACATGCGAAGTGAGGTCTTGTTTTATTGGTCCTCCTGAGCGGAACTCATCCCCTCCCGTGATGATCCAAAACCCAACATGTGGATTGGGGCAAACCCACCCGTGTACCTTAATATCCTTGTTTTCTAAGGAGTATTGGTATTTGTCGTCCACCTAGATCAATAATGTCCAGCAACACAATTAAGCCAAGGGtttcataaaatataatggCACATAGTTAAGCTTATCAACCtattttgacttgtttgaccactattaactgtttgacttggttaaacagtcaatattgatatttgattaattagtttatgtaacagcttattgttctaaaatgttaaaattaaaaaaactgttgaaagaaaatttttttatcaactttttgaaaaaaattatttttgcatgtaatcatTTATCGGCAAACCgatattttaccaaacatctctcAACAATTAACTAATAGTCAAACCTGCTAACTCAATctgctaacaactatttactaaACACTTCCAATGAAGAGAATTAGGAAACTAGCTTAGTTAGTTACCTCTCCTTTCAAGCTAGGATTGGATGGTTTGGTTAGCAAAACAGCTTCTTTGTAGTCAAGAGGGTCCCCAGTCGATCGATCTTGGTCACTCGGCATCACTCTCTGTATCTCATCTGATATTGCCATATAGTTGAACCTATATGAAATTAACCAAATACTTAGATTAtccaatataattttgtaaaaataaaacacaaaacaTTATAGCTTAAGCTATTTAGCTTACAGTTTTCTTTGCAGTTTGACAGCAAGTCGAGTTTCACCGATGTCTACATCAGGCCATCCTTCAGGGTGATCGTATATGGCGTAGGTGTAGAAGCCAGAACGGCCAGGCAGCATTACATACCTGCAATATATATTTAGggatacatatatttatacaaattcAAGGCTTCAAAGCACATATAAAAGTTGAATTGACTGGTTTTGAagtttaatcaaattaaagaccTCTTATCAAAGTTCATAGGAACACTTGAAGAATCATTTGGATTGTACGTCTTTGTAAAGGAGACTTCAATTTGGTTCTGGTCTGCTGTTATTACGCTGAACTGTGTTGCTGGAAGCCTGCATGCATGCAAAAGGTTTTAAGATGTGATGTGAAAAAATTAGTCCTAATAATTTCCTCACTACCATTTTACCTGTCCGTTTActatttatttgtcaaaacaACTATttattctttgcttattttcttcagtatttttaaattatttttagatttaaattattactccgtatatactaatactaagcTTAATatgatgaaaaataaatttatttaaaaataatttcaataacCCTCGTTAATtaaactagacacataaaatgaaataaaaagagTAGTAATTAACAAAGTGATGTAAGGAAGAGCTTACGTATCAAAGTTGCTCGTGCTTGTCCCTGGCATGCTCCACATAATATCCCAATACCTGTATAGATGTAACATTCAAAACATTAAATAACCTAACTTCTGGTTAAAAAGGAAGAGATTCGtgccatctatatatatatctatgtgtgGATGGCACAAGTCTTTGTAATACATAATAAAAGTGATATTTGCTTAATTACCCTCTATTTGTTTCTTTAAGACCATATTCCAGTACATTACTAATTCCTTGGCACTGAATCCCTGCAATTCCTCCATTTGGATTGGATAACGTGACTGTTATGAAGCCATTCTCCATCACCACCtgtaaatattaaatgtaaTGCGTTAAAGTTCTCTTATTCTTACCAGacaggaaaattaaaaaaaaaaaaaaattactagggaaaatttattgttataactaatatatactCAGATTAAAGTCCATGGAGTTTAGTTTACTTGTTTATCTGTGATTTGGAGTCTCAACGGGGTTGATAGTTTCATCTCTTGACTGTCGCTTCCCGGAGTTGACCTGCAAGTTCAAAGGGGAAATGCACAGGATTATATATTACATCAAACACAAACATGTTTTCATTAACCAAAGAAACTAAACTtgtttgaggttttttttttttttttttaatcacccGAAACCTGCAGTCACCTACACTACCTAAAGTCCGCCTTATGACTCTAACCAGCAAACGACCGCAATGAGATAAAACAACTTAAATTATTCATAGGTGCATTAATCAAACCAAAAAGACTAGCTAATTGGACACTTTTATAAGAGTCGAACTTGAAATCAAAGGAACTGACAAAATACAATAGTGAAAACAAAACCCAAAGTACCTAGCAGCGTTAACAGAAGAAGCAAAGAGCAAGAGGTAGTAAACAACAATAGAGAACCACCATAACCGAACATCTGCTCCAGTAGTCTTGCTTGCCATCTTTACCACACACAAAAAAACGTCGCACAATGCACCAACAAAAACCTAAACAAAAAAAGGTGGACAACATTCGACATATATTACTACATACATAGTACAATAAACTTAGGAAAGGAAAGAGGATTATTGTAAATAAAGGAATTAATATGAATAGCAAAAGAAAGATCGGGAGGCTGGGTACTACGTACGTATCCTCAGCTTTAGGCGGCGTAGGAGAAAATATGAAATGGATTGTGAACAAAGGTTGAACAGAAAAGGAGTTCTATTTATAGATAGACTTGGTCCTAATCCATGAAGACCATGGCTTAACATTAATCCTTTTTGATTTAATGATTCAAACTTTGTCTATTCCTAAACAATATAGGACTACtgacttttaattaattaggtatTTAGTGTACTTACACGGCAGTAAAAGGTGGCTCTCTAGTTAAGAATCATGTTTTATCCCAACATGCATAATAATTATCTTTTTTCTATCagattaaatatttattaaaagaaataaagaatgatacataagaaaattatactattatattcGGATAATTTGATATTCTTATCAACTAATTGCATGTAGGCTTGTATGGTCAATCCTATTGGTCAAATTGGATTCTTAATTGACATTTCAAAGCCGTTTTGGTCGTTGCGCTGAGCCAAACTTTGGCCAACTCCCAATTTTATGCAGAGTTGGGATGCAGCCTGCATTTTACATGTGGGGAGAATATGGAGAACTAACCGATAAGAAGTAACTATTATCAACAACtattaattgaaaattcaatttgaaatTCATTTGTTGactaataatttacttttaaaggAAATTAGAAGCATACTTTGTAGTGCCAATGCAATGATCTTTGTCCCGTTGGAAAATTAGTAATCGATCACCTCCAGAGATCTCATTACCCCGATACTTTGCAGCATATTTCTTTTCTTGAGTTTTTCAATAGATCATAACTGATCGCTACTTGTTTATGAAGGAGTGTCTCAATTGAAAAGCTATGCACCATCACCTGCACCCTCATGGGTTTCAAATTTGCAATGGGCTTGTTGCGGTACAAGTAGTGGTGTGACACCATCACAATCGAACTTGCTACTAACGTGAGGTAAAAAATTTAACGGGAATTGAAACCTGCGTTGTACAGTTCCCTTAAAACACATTTGCTTCCTCTTCGAAGTGTTGGCATGGAGTCATCAAAACATTTCCTTCCCAAAATATAATGATCAATGTAGTCAAATTGAGCATTATAGATTCACTGCACAATGAATTGAACATTGTCACACATTTTTAGATGTGATATCTGTAGAAATGGAAGGTCGTCAGGAACATTGTATGTCTTGACAAGAAATGCAACTAAGAAAAGAATCTCAGAAGAAGGAAAAGTATGACACTTCAATATATACGATAAATAGATTTATATAGGAGTTTGGGagttagaaaattaaattagccATTTATGTGCAAAATTAAAGTTAGCtgttacaaattttaaatttatttaaaggaataattaaaaattggaaggtacatatttaatttgtaactcCTTTTAACGTTGAGGTTTCAATATGATTTACACATGATAAATGAGTTTATGACTAAATTTTTCCTTATATTTAGATCTATTTTTGCCCACATTAGatttaatttcatattattaaCAAGCACATATTGAGTGTTTATTTTTAGAGCACGTTTGGTAATTAGGACTTAGGAACATATTATTAATTgcaatatgcatatataatttactGGATCAGGTGGGGCAGTCACCTCCTATGCACAAGCGCAGACATATTGGGATCATTGGAGGCGCTCAAATCAACTAgtgaaaatcaataaataatttttttttaaaagaagaaaaatacggTGACATTTTGGTAACTTTTTGCACCAAGTATATTTTTGTGGTGTATTAAGTGATGGCCTGTGTTGCACTTAGTAGTGGGTTGTAGTGCACTACAGGCTGATCTATGGTGCATCACCAAATACTAATTTTTGGTGCACAAATTGTTGATCTATGTTCTGTGGTGTACACAAAAATACTTAACAGTGCATTGGACTCAAAACACCATCAAATATATCTAAATACACCAACAAATCATTGAAATtatcaaaattgattttcaaccgTGACTTAGGTCGGAGGAGTCATCCGCATCATATATCGATAGGCCTTTTAAGCCTGAAATTACTAGTGGCTATTGGCATGCCTAATAACTATAGGAAAACCCCATGACCCTTTTAAGTGTGAGTAAACCTCACCTTATAACCCTGACAAAGGatcataagaaaataaattagagTTACTCATAGTTGATTGGATCAAATCAAGGAGATAATgattcaaactcatgaccttgttgtttgataagtgcaaaagatgtcatctttataaggttgttatcggatcgtctagtgcacaattcgtagcttttgtgtttgatttgtccctttattgcgttagaatgcttcatattgccattggaccccgttccacacttggttaatcattttgtaggtaaaaagatgggcaaaaaggcaggAAATGGCTAGATTTggaagaaggattcacgagtcgaagttggagtgcgaaatacaccatggacgcccagtggacgccccagtggacgcgcgtccaacgcgcgtccaccatgcgtccacccctgcgtccaacttttcgctctctgaagtttgaagtctgtgtagcagtctgctgtggacgcgcagtggacgcgcgcgtccacccgggcgtccatcagaacgctcgcagaagttgaagtctggacgcatttatcgcagtggacgcgcagtggacgccccagtggacgcgcgtccagcgtgcgtccacccgtgcgtccagcgcggaaaattggcagttgggcgagatttaaaaggggaattgagccattttgcaggggatccatcacacttcaattttagatcagtttagaatatttctctctctaggattagcctagagagatctcccccaattcactccacattcccaattcactccacattgcaattcttagtttagattagaattagagaagaattccattgttgcaagattgtgatctacattcaagttcaagattaaagttcaatttcaagttcaagttcaaattcaaagttcaattcctagctaagtcttccttttaatttcttgtcattacttttgcttttgctatttcaatttcaagtatgattagatagatctttgtggatttggattgagcaatgttgtatggatattcttgagctttgaattgattaattaggttttgcaattgctttgactatgagtttgattgtgtgaatggtgatcttctttgactcttgtgtgggaatgatcaacctatatgagaggtgtttggagaaggagtctcacttacgagagtaaggttactccttagcctagcctagcacatttccctctcacctttgagagaagggagaagtggaaaataagaggcacataacgtgtttgacaaaatgcctctcctagcctaatGATCACAatgatgacattacggtctaaggagtgagtccattgaccacgagagtggcggtggtgttggtgaccttgtctcatcttcattatctaagtgttgctagcctaatatcttaggaaatcaaggatacctatatgagttgcaagatccaaatcctcctttccaattgattgtttcctttgtttgttccttattctcatgatgtttcatgtgcattttcttactatgtttgggttagctttcaaacactaaacactcttgtgcttaatccccttaccgcttgaattccctccttgccatcctttgagaacgatactcgggaacttcttcccgttttaccacctattactttccatccaccgcgaaaactacacccttcaaatggcgccgttgttATAAGTAGATATCTTGCTATATTCACTGAGATTGCCTGCCTAACATCTTGTTGGGTCCCTCCATGTGAAGAAACAAGATGGCAGACAAGGAAAATGGGACTCccactattttttttgtttgtttccttTTTGTCCTTAGTGTATGAGGAATATTCCACAATTTTTATTCCTCAATTTTTGTTGTGTGTTCAGCGATAGTGGGCAGCAGCAGAGGAGGGGAATtattttttcccattttcaCTCTCTTTTTCGGCCAGAGAGACACACACACAATGAGGCAGTAAACAGAGCAAGAAAACCCATTTTTCTTCTCATTCCATTCGGCAGTCTGCAGCAGAGGGAAGaaaccattttctcttcttcatcttgGTGCCATTTTGTCATGGAGTTTGCCTAAGCTTCTTGGGTTCATCTTAATCAATTctttgaggtcagcttgtatttattccaggcatctctttggataatctcgtaacatttgtattcatttttatcctagtcttggagattgaatattttgagtacgagatattattccttttagcctgtgaatattataagaatgttttggcctaggagttgttgtatttgatgatttgtgaatgtatggctcgtgtggtagcctaaaactttgtacccgagatttgtgatagtggaaattgttgttgttggtggcccgtggtttttccccgtggttttggggttttccacgtaaatcttgtgttccttgtgttcatatttatttttgggctattgtgtattatctcgtatttatgtaccgtgtcgggtctgtgattttgattgtcacaggAGGTGGGATTTTTTCCCAACACATCTATTTTGGTTTTATGAGAAATTTGATATATATCATGAAGGGCCTCTTTTAAGAATGCATTACTAAAAAACTATTGTACTATCCAAaagaaacccaaaaaaaaaataaaattaaataaatagaaaattacAACATCATAGTTTTGTGCGTATGCACAGCGCTGTCGTCGCGCGGTGTCAAGAGAGCTTTGGAAGAAGCAAGAAATGCCGATGCATTACAGCCATTTCTACACGAACAACGAGTGGTATACCTCCAAGAATCCGTGTGATCCGCCGACGACGTGTACGAAAACCGGCACATGCTCATCGGCGGCGCAAAAT of Ipomoea triloba cultivar NCNSP0323 chromosome 3, ASM357664v1 contains these proteins:
- the LOC116013707 gene encoding 8-hydroxygeraniol dehydrogenase-like, producing the protein MAETSYETQHPVKAFGWAARETSGVLSPFKFSRRETGEKDVQFKVLYCGVCHSDLHQLKNEWGNTTYPIVPGHEIAGVVTEVGSKVEKFKVGDKVGVGCLVGSCRNCDNCADDLENYCPGNIQTYNANGVITYGGYSDIMVADEHYVLRWPENLPMEAAPLLCAGITTYSPLKYFGLDKPGMNIGVVGLGGLGHMAVKFAKAFGAKVTVISTSASKKQEAIERLGADSFLISRDPEQMQAAMNTLDGIIDTVSAVHPVLPLLCLLKTNGKLVMVGAPEKPLDLPVFPLLMGRKLVAGSCIGGIKETQEMLDFSAKHNITPDVEIVPMDYINTALERLVKADVKYRFVLDIGNTLKSA
- the LOC116013706 gene encoding rhamnogalacturonate lyase B-like, with amino-acid sequence MASKTTGADVRLWWFSIVVYYLLLFASSVNAARSTPGSDSQEMKLSTPLRLQITDKQVVMENGFITVTLSNPNGGIAGIQCQGISNVLEYGLKETNRGYWDIMWSMPGTSTSNFDTLPATQFSVITADQNQIEVSFTKTYNPNDSSSVPMNFDKRYVMLPGRSGFYTYAIYDHPEGWPDVDIGETRLAVKLQRKLFNYMAISDEIQRVMPSDQDRSTGDPLDYKEAVLLTKPSNPSLKGEVDDKYQYSLENKDIKVHGWVCPNPHVGFWIITGGDEFRSGGPIKQDLTSHVGPTALSVFFSGHYAGNDYSISLRNGEAWKKVFGPVFIYLNSDQGTDPKSLWENAKQQMVLETKSWPYDFPMSEDYPSATQRGTVSGQLLIRDRYLSQQLMPAKSAYVGLAPPGLAGSWQEDVKGYQFWTQTDDNGYFKISAVRPGNYSLYGWAPGILGDYKYNVDVNINPGDEINLGELVFDPPRNGPTLWEIGIPDRKAAEFFVPDPAPKLMNYALLNHTEKYRQYGLWDRYTAVYPHEDLSYRVGQSDYRKDWFFAHVNRKVGDTYEPTTWRILFPLENVNATGTYTLQIALASSNFAKIQVWINSDPGTRMPGFTTSGNGRDNAIARHGSHGLYSLSSFEFPGNMVVNGENTIYLRQPRGGYRFNGAMYDYIRLEGPSY